A single genomic interval of Stenotrophomonas sp. ZAC14D1_NAIMI4_1 harbors:
- a CDS encoding D-alanyl-D-alanine carboxypeptidase family protein yields the protein MNFRSAATALAATLVVGLASAQTPLPTPATPAPAAAAAPAVVATPPAPVPSTSKAWILMDYATGQMLAGENVHEQLAPASITKVMTSYVVAAEVKNGKVRADDQVMMSERAWREGGAGTDGSYSGFPVNQTARLEDMEKGMAIQSGNDAAIALAEHVAGSEEAFASLMNSYAAKIGMKDSHFVNAHGLSAEGHHSTAYDLALLGRAMVRDYPETYAYNKVKEFQVGNIKQPNRNLLLWRDGSVDGIKTGHTSEAGYCLMSSAQRGDQRLIAVVLGGSSEKQRADDSLALLNWGFRFFETHRLYEPGKAVAEHKVWKGATDKVQLGVAQPMLVSVPRGRYNDLKPSIDVPKTLEAPFTAGQQIGTVKVTLDGKVVAEAPLVAVAAVEQAGFFKRLWDSFWMWWESE from the coding sequence ATGAATTTCCGTTCCGCCGCCACCGCCCTGGCCGCCACCCTGGTGGTTGGCCTGGCTTCCGCCCAGACGCCGCTGCCGACCCCGGCCACCCCGGCGCCCGCTGCTGCTGCCGCCCCGGCGGTCGTCGCCACCCCGCCGGCCCCGGTGCCCAGCACGTCCAAGGCCTGGATCCTGATGGACTACGCCACCGGCCAGATGCTGGCGGGCGAGAACGTGCATGAACAGCTGGCCCCGGCCAGCATCACCAAGGTGATGACCTCGTATGTCGTGGCCGCCGAAGTCAAGAACGGCAAGGTCCGCGCCGACGACCAGGTGATGATGAGCGAACGCGCCTGGCGCGAAGGCGGCGCCGGCACCGACGGCAGCTACAGCGGCTTCCCGGTCAACCAGACCGCGCGCCTGGAAGACATGGAAAAGGGCATGGCGATCCAGTCCGGCAACGACGCCGCGATCGCCCTGGCCGAGCACGTGGCCGGCAGCGAGGAAGCCTTTGCTTCGCTGATGAACAGCTACGCCGCCAAGATCGGCATGAAGGATTCGCACTTCGTCAACGCCCACGGCCTGAGCGCCGAAGGCCACCACAGCACCGCCTACGACCTGGCGCTGCTGGGCCGCGCGATGGTGCGTGACTACCCGGAAACCTACGCCTACAACAAGGTGAAGGAATTCCAGGTGGGCAACATCAAGCAGCCCAACCGCAACCTGCTGCTGTGGCGCGATGGCAGCGTGGACGGCATCAAGACCGGCCACACCTCCGAAGCCGGCTACTGCCTGATGAGCTCGGCCCAGCGCGGCGACCAGCGCCTGATCGCCGTGGTGCTGGGTGGTTCGTCGGAAAAGCAGCGCGCCGATGACAGCCTGGCCCTGCTCAACTGGGGCTTCCGCTTCTTCGAAACCCACCGCCTGTATGAGCCGGGCAAGGCCGTGGCCGAGCACAAGGTGTGGAAGGGTGCCACCGACAAGGTGCAGCTGGGCGTGGCCCAGCCGATGCTGGTGAGCGTGCCGCGCGGTCGCTACAACGACCTGAAGCCCAGCATCGACGTGCCCAAGACCCTGGAAGCCCCGTTCACCGCCGGCCAGCAGATCGGCACCGTCAAGGTGACCCTGGATGGCAAGGTCGTGGCCGAAGCCCCGCTGGTGGCCGTGGCCGCCGTCGAGCAGGCCGGCTTCTTCAAGCGCCTGTGGGACAGCTTCTGGATGTGGTGGGAATCGGAATGA
- a CDS encoding septal ring lytic transglycosylase RlpA family protein, whose amino-acid sequence MNIRWLVPGMVVLALAACSSAPDKPSAGHGGKVPSTVVQGKGKGGRPPHCPDGSPYAAATEDLSTRGNYTAGGLYKPGVKDTTPSYVPNVACIPEPEVTAIERSVIGNKSPYVVLGKSYKVLDDTHDYVERGTASYYGAKFHGRLTSNREVYDMYQFTAAHKTLPLPSFARVTNLDNGESVIVRVNDRGPFHDGRVVDLSYAAAVRLGITQRGTGNVEVRALQPGESNLLAQKPSRRERRAAEAAAAATTVAAARPAPAPRAAAPSDIDRLVQRLPADGAPARGQPATTQAASSALPEVAVSSLPPAAPPVRSVAAAPVAVAAATPRASTTPVRSAPPAAPAPTLSQQVVGAVMVQVASFSSRDNATRAMGQLNAAGIVGATISDIAAGGRTLFRLRVPASDHASAAELVGRIAGLGLGSPQIVKD is encoded by the coding sequence ATGAACATCAGATGGCTGGTCCCCGGAATGGTCGTGCTGGCGCTGGCGGCCTGCAGCAGCGCACCGGACAAACCCAGTGCCGGCCATGGCGGCAAGGTGCCCAGCACGGTGGTGCAGGGCAAGGGCAAAGGCGGGCGCCCGCCGCACTGCCCGGACGGTTCGCCGTACGCGGCCGCCACCGAGGATCTCAGCACCCGCGGCAACTACACCGCCGGCGGCCTGTACAAGCCGGGGGTGAAGGACACCACGCCCAGCTACGTGCCCAACGTGGCCTGCATTCCCGAGCCGGAAGTGACCGCGATCGAGCGCTCGGTGATCGGCAACAAATCGCCGTACGTGGTGCTGGGCAAGTCCTACAAGGTGCTCGATGACACCCATGACTACGTCGAGCGCGGCACCGCGTCGTATTACGGCGCCAAGTTCCACGGCCGCCTGACCTCCAACCGCGAGGTCTATGACATGTACCAGTTCACCGCCGCCCACAAGACGCTGCCGCTGCCCAGCTTTGCCCGCGTGACCAATCTGGACAACGGTGAATCGGTGATCGTGCGCGTCAACGATCGCGGCCCGTTCCATGATGGCCGCGTGGTCGACCTCAGCTACGCCGCCGCCGTGCGCCTGGGCATCACCCAGCGCGGCACCGGCAACGTGGAAGTGCGCGCGCTGCAGCCGGGCGAAAGCAACCTGCTGGCGCAGAAACCTTCGCGCCGCGAGCGTCGTGCGGCCGAAGCCGCGGCGGCTGCCACGACCGTCGCCGCCGCACGCCCTGCACCCGCCCCGCGTGCCGCCGCGCCCAGCGACATCGACCGCCTGGTGCAGCGCCTGCCCGCCGATGGCGCGCCGGCCCGTGGCCAGCCGGCCACCACCCAGGCCGCCAGCAGCGCCCTGCCTGAGGTCGCGGTGAGCAGCCTGCCGCCGGCCGCGCCGCCGGTGCGCAGCGTCGCCGCCGCACCCGTGGCCGTCGCCGCCGCCACCCCGCGTGCCAGCACGACGCCGGTGCGCAGCGCGCCGCCCGCCGCCCCGGCCCCGACGCTGTCGCAGCAGGTGGTGGGCGCGGTGATGGTGCAGGTCGCCAGCTTCTCCAGCCGCGACAACGCGACCCGCGCAATGGGCCAGCTCAACGCCGCCGGCATCGTCGGCGCGACCATCAGCGACATCGCCGCTGGCGGCCGTACCCTGTTCCGCCTGCGCGTACCCGCCAGCGACCATGCCAGCGCCGCGGAACTTGTCGGCCGCATCGCAGGTCTTGGCCTGGGTTCGCCGCAGATCGTCAAGGATTGA
- the mltB gene encoding lytic murein transglycosylase B, which translates to MIRRSLACLLTLGLVACATQPTSPPTSPQASSTPRHPAGKPAQGPAEAAPEATAATAPPVDLTPVPFETARANFIADTAKRYGLAPAEIARVLDQAQVRQPIIAAMSRPAERVKPWNEYRPMFISKARIDGGRAFLAEHRAELDRVQQRTGVPAEVIVAIIGVETSYGKNAGSHRVLDALYTLAFYYPRSGDPAKLEREVRRELFFRDELAKLFELGREEKLDITTLKGSYAGAMGMGQFMPSSYLDYAVDGNGDGRRDLFTSYDDVFSSIANYFVKKGGWVRGGQVAVRATLAPGREEFNPTEWMPTWTLADLAQRGYQPSAPVQPGATATPITLEASNGKQYWLGFQNYYAITRYNLSKMYAMAVFQLSQAIAGQELPPA; encoded by the coding sequence ATGATTCGACGCTCCCTGGCCTGCTTGCTCACCCTCGGTCTGGTCGCCTGCGCGACCCAGCCGACGTCCCCGCCGACTTCACCCCAGGCCAGCAGCACGCCGCGCCATCCGGCCGGCAAGCCCGCGCAGGGCCCGGCCGAAGCCGCCCCGGAAGCGACCGCCGCCACTGCGCCGCCGGTCGACCTCACCCCGGTGCCGTTCGAAACCGCCCGCGCCAATTTCATTGCCGATACCGCCAAGCGCTATGGCCTGGCACCGGCCGAGATCGCCCGCGTGCTCGACCAGGCGCAGGTGCGCCAGCCGATCATCGCCGCCATGTCGCGGCCCGCCGAGCGGGTCAAGCCGTGGAATGAATATCGTCCGATGTTCATCAGCAAGGCACGCATCGATGGCGGCCGCGCGTTCCTGGCCGAGCACCGCGCCGAGCTGGACCGCGTGCAGCAGCGCACCGGCGTGCCGGCCGAAGTGATCGTGGCCATCATCGGCGTGGAAACCAGCTACGGAAAGAATGCCGGCAGCCACCGCGTGCTCGATGCGCTGTACACGCTGGCCTTCTATTACCCGCGCAGCGGCGACCCGGCCAAGCTGGAACGCGAAGTGCGCCGCGAACTGTTCTTCCGCGACGAGCTGGCCAAGCTGTTTGAACTGGGCCGCGAAGAGAAGCTGGACATCACCACGCTCAAGGGCAGTTATGCCGGTGCGATGGGCATGGGCCAGTTCATGCCGTCCAGCTACCTGGATTACGCCGTGGATGGCAACGGCGATGGCCGCCGCGACCTGTTCACCAGCTACGACGACGTGTTCTCCTCCATCGCCAACTACTTCGTGAAGAAGGGCGGCTGGGTGCGTGGCGGCCAGGTGGCGGTGCGGGCCACGCTGGCCCCGGGCCGCGAGGAATTCAACCCGACCGAGTGGATGCCCACCTGGACCCTGGCCGACCTGGCCCAGCGCGGCTACCAGCCCAGCGCGCCAGTACAGCCGGGTGCCACCGCCACCCCGATCACCCTGGAAGCCAGCAACGGCAAGCAGTACTGGCTGGGCTTCCAGAACTACTACGCGATCACCCGCTACAACCTCTCGAAGATGTACGCGATGGCCGTGTTCCAGTTGTCGCAGGCCATTGCCGGACAGGAGCTGCCCCCGGCATGA
- the rodA gene encoding rod shape-determining protein RodA, protein MEWKRVFGICREAVRTIDLPLLLALLLLMAAGLAVLHSVSGPVAGQAARFAGGLGAMWLLSRVSLLRLRAWTPVLYALSMLPLMAVYVVGTGKYGQRWLNLGVFYLQPSELLKLSLPLMMAWYLHRQPLPPSPRTVLTAAALIGVPAVLILLQPNLGTATLVTASGVFALLLAGLHWGWVVAGLASVSMAAPLAWFGLLRQYQKDRVLTFLDPAADPLGTGWNILQSRIAIGSGGWEGRGWGQGTQATLDFLPEYTTDFAFSVLGEEFGWIGVATMFALYLFVVGRCLWIAVQARDTHARLLAGSLGLAFFVYVLVNGGMISGLLPVVGIPMPLVSYGGTSAVSLLAGIGLVMAVRNHNPVHGGCG, encoded by the coding sequence GTGGAATGGAAACGTGTTTTTGGCATCTGCCGCGAGGCGGTGCGTACGATCGATCTGCCGTTGCTGCTTGCGTTGCTGCTGCTGATGGCCGCCGGCCTGGCCGTGCTGCACAGCGTCTCGGGCCCGGTGGCCGGGCAGGCCGCGCGGTTTGCCGGTGGCCTGGGAGCCATGTGGCTGCTGTCGCGGGTATCGCTGCTGCGCCTGCGCGCGTGGACCCCGGTGTTGTACGCGTTGTCGATGCTGCCCTTGATGGCGGTCTATGTGGTCGGCACCGGCAAGTACGGCCAGCGCTGGCTCAACCTGGGCGTGTTCTACCTGCAGCCCTCCGAGCTGCTCAAGCTCAGCCTGCCGCTGATGATGGCCTGGTACCTGCATCGCCAGCCGCTGCCACCATCGCCGCGCACGGTGCTGACCGCCGCGGCGCTGATCGGCGTGCCGGCGGTGCTCATCCTGCTGCAGCCCAACCTCGGCACGGCCACTCTGGTAACCGCCAGCGGCGTGTTCGCGCTGCTGCTGGCCGGCCTGCACTGGGGCTGGGTGGTGGCCGGCCTGGCCAGCGTTTCAATGGCCGCGCCGCTGGCCTGGTTCGGCCTGCTGCGGCAGTACCAGAAGGACCGCGTGCTGACCTTCCTCGACCCGGCGGCCGATCCGCTGGGCACCGGCTGGAACATCCTGCAGTCGCGCATCGCCATCGGTTCGGGCGGTTGGGAAGGCCGTGGCTGGGGGCAGGGCACGCAGGCCACGCTGGACTTCCTGCCCGAGTACACCACCGACTTCGCGTTCTCGGTGCTGGGCGAAGAATTCGGCTGGATCGGCGTGGCGACGATGTTCGCGCTGTACCTGTTCGTTGTGGGGCGCTGCCTGTGGATCGCCGTACAGGCACGCGACACGCATGCGCGGTTGCTGGCGGGCAGCCTGGGGCTGGCGTTCTTCGTGTACGTGCTGGTGAACGGCGGGATGATTTCCGGCCTGCTGCCGGTGGTGGGCATCCCGATGCCGCTGGTCAGCTATGGCGGCACCTCGGCGGTATCGCTGCTGGCAGGCATCGGGCTGGTGATGGCGGTGCGCAACCACAACCCGGTGCATGGGGGCTGCGGCTGA
- the rodA gene encoding rod shape-determining protein RodA, with amino-acid sequence MSDFLRWAGDMLRRFFSSLDWVLCLALGMLMVIGLATLKSAGGDSLVMAQGARFIVGLAALWAISRVPILRIRSATPLIYAISMIPLLAVFVLGTGKYGRQWLDLKFFYLQPAELLKVSLPMMVAWYLHRMPLPPRFNTVLVAMVIIGVPTGLVMLQPDFGTGVLIAASGVFVLLLAGLPWWWVGLGVGGVAAVAPVAWFWLLRPYQKDRIMMFLDPEMDALGAGWNIIQSKIAIGSGGFDGKGWGEGSQSHLNFIPEQTTDFAFSVLSEEFGWMGVALVLTLYLVVIGRCLWIASQSRDSYSRLLAGATGLAFFVYVLVNGGMISGLLPVVGVPMPLISYGGTSAVSLLAGFGLVMAVRSHNPVHGGYG; translated from the coding sequence ATGAGTGATTTCCTGCGCTGGGCCGGCGATATGCTGCGGCGCTTTTTCAGCTCCCTGGACTGGGTGCTGTGCCTGGCCCTGGGCATGCTGATGGTGATTGGCCTGGCCACGCTGAAGAGCGCGGGCGGCGACAGCCTGGTGATGGCCCAGGGCGCGCGTTTCATTGTCGGCCTGGCGGCGCTGTGGGCCATCTCACGCGTGCCGATCCTGCGCATCCGCTCGGCGACCCCGCTCATCTACGCGATCTCGATGATCCCGCTGCTGGCCGTGTTCGTGCTGGGCACCGGCAAGTACGGCCGGCAGTGGCTGGACCTGAAGTTCTTCTACCTGCAGCCGGCCGAACTGCTGAAAGTCAGCCTGCCGATGATGGTGGCCTGGTACCTGCACCGCATGCCGCTGCCGCCGCGCTTCAACACGGTGCTGGTGGCGATGGTCATCATCGGCGTGCCGACCGGCCTGGTGATGCTGCAGCCGGACTTCGGCACCGGCGTGCTGATCGCCGCCAGTGGCGTGTTCGTGCTGCTGCTGGCCGGCCTGCCGTGGTGGTGGGTGGGGCTGGGCGTGGGCGGCGTGGCCGCGGTCGCGCCGGTGGCCTGGTTCTGGCTGCTGCGGCCGTACCAGAAGGACCGCATCATGATGTTCCTCGACCCGGAGATGGACGCGCTGGGTGCCGGCTGGAACATCATCCAGTCGAAGATCGCGATCGGGTCCGGGGGCTTCGATGGCAAGGGCTGGGGCGAAGGCTCGCAGTCGCACCTGAACTTCATTCCCGAGCAGACCACCGACTTCGCGTTCTCGGTGCTGAGCGAGGAGTTCGGCTGGATGGGCGTGGCCCTGGTGCTGACCCTGTACCTGGTGGTGATCGGGCGCTGCCTGTGGATCGCCAGCCAGTCGCGCGATTCGTATTCCCGGTTGCTGGCCGGCGCCACGGGCCTGGCGTTCTTCGTCTACGTGCTGGTGAATGGCGGGATGATTTCCGGCCTGCTGCCGGTGGTGGGCGTGCCGATGCCGCTGATCAGTTACGGCGGCACCTCGGCGGTGTCCCTGCTGGCCGGCTTCGGCCTGGTGATGGCCGTGCGCAGCCACAACCCGGTGCACGGCGGCTACGGCTGA
- the mrdA gene encoding penicillin-binding protein 2: MIPRRQVKNPHAEAEQFRRRAALGFLGVLVCLLGLGGWYFKLQVLDHDIYATRSEANRIKPRPVVPGRGMIYDRNGRLLAENVPAFRLDVTPDKVTDMDATLEGLAKIISISPEELEAFNKSRKARRRFLPVTLKLRMTDEEMARFAVDRWRFPGVELEPYLTRRYPYGDLFAHIIGYVGRVDDKDLEILGEGNAALTHIGKSGLERYYEQQLRGKVGYEQVETNVQGRAIRTVGRVAAQSGADLRLSIDADLQRALVAAFGDQEGSAVAMDPRTGEVLAMVSLPSYDPNLFVNGISHADFKALNDNPSRPQFNRLVLGGVAPGSTLKPLIGLAGLDSGVRRPEDKVLSTGMFYLPGTSRGWGDSHRGGHGWTDLRKSIAQSVNTYYYRLALDLGIERFDHYMEYYGFGQPTGIDLTGEIGGILPSPAYKRKSRKEAWYPGDTVNISIGQGDWKVTPLQLARGVSALADGQLRTPHLVIQQREGFDGDWVASAPGPSKPVSPNPNNLQAVREGMMATMQPGGSAARMAVGAPYTMAGKTGTAQVVSRKGTAAVNPKSLPMHLRHRALFVGFAPVEQPVIALAIAVEGGGYGGSAAAPIARKVFDAYLLGKMPEGMQPLDAERGTTVIGVTAFDNEDASARPAGDAAAAQLGEHPVAVGVPTPAPAPAPGAPPAAAAALPASPRSPPAEPAR, from the coding sequence ATGATCCCGCGTCGCCAGGTCAAGAACCCGCACGCCGAAGCCGAACAGTTCCGCCGCCGCGCGGCGCTGGGCTTCCTCGGCGTGCTGGTCTGCCTGCTGGGCCTGGGCGGCTGGTACTTCAAGCTGCAGGTGCTGGACCACGACATCTACGCCACGCGCTCGGAAGCCAACCGCATCAAGCCGCGGCCGGTGGTGCCGGGGCGCGGCATGATCTACGACCGCAACGGCCGCCTGCTGGCCGAGAACGTGCCGGCCTTCCGCCTGGACGTGACCCCGGACAAGGTCACGGACATGGACGCCACCCTGGAAGGGCTGGCCAAGATCATCAGCATCAGCCCCGAAGAGCTGGAAGCGTTCAACAAGTCGCGCAAGGCGCGCCGCAGGTTCCTGCCGGTCACCCTCAAGCTGCGCATGACCGATGAGGAAATGGCGCGCTTCGCGGTGGACCGCTGGCGCTTCCCGGGCGTGGAGCTGGAACCCTACCTGACCCGCCGCTACCCCTATGGCGACCTGTTCGCGCACATCATCGGCTACGTCGGGCGCGTGGATGACAAGGATCTGGAGATCCTTGGCGAAGGCAACGCGGCACTGACCCACATCGGCAAGTCCGGCCTGGAGCGCTATTACGAGCAGCAGCTGCGCGGCAAGGTCGGCTACGAGCAGGTCGAGACCAACGTGCAGGGCCGCGCCATCCGCACCGTCGGCCGGGTGGCCGCGCAGTCCGGCGCCGACCTGCGCCTGTCCATCGATGCCGACCTGCAGCGCGCGCTGGTGGCCGCCTTCGGTGACCAGGAAGGTTCGGCCGTGGCGATGGACCCGCGCACCGGCGAAGTGCTGGCGATGGTCAGCCTGCCGTCGTACGACCCCAACCTGTTCGTCAACGGCATCTCGCATGCCGATTTCAAGGCGCTGAACGACAACCCGTCGCGGCCGCAGTTCAACCGCCTGGTGCTGGGTGGCGTCGCCCCCGGTTCCACGCTGAAGCCGCTGATCGGCCTGGCCGGCCTGGATTCGGGCGTGCGCCGCCCGGAAGACAAGGTGCTGTCCACGGGCATGTTCTACCTGCCGGGCACCTCGCGCGGCTGGGGCGATTCGCACCGTGGCGGCCATGGCTGGACCGACCTGCGCAAATCCATCGCCCAGTCGGTCAACACCTATTACTACCGGCTGGCGCTGGACCTGGGCATCGAGCGTTTCGACCATTACATGGAGTACTACGGCTTCGGCCAGCCGACCGGCATCGACCTGACCGGCGAGATCGGCGGCATCCTGCCGTCGCCGGCGTACAAGCGCAAAAGCCGCAAGGAAGCCTGGTACCCCGGCGACACCGTCAACATCAGCATCGGCCAGGGCGACTGGAAGGTCACTCCGCTGCAGCTGGCACGCGGCGTCAGCGCGCTGGCCGACGGCCAGCTGCGCACGCCGCACCTGGTCATCCAGCAGCGCGAGGGGTTCGACGGCGACTGGGTGGCCTCTGCACCGGGCCCCAGCAAGCCGGTCAGCCCCAACCCGAACAACCTGCAGGCCGTGCGCGAAGGCATGATGGCCACCATGCAGCCCGGCGGCAGCGCCGCGCGCATGGCCGTGGGCGCGCCGTACACCATGGCCGGCAAGACCGGTACCGCGCAGGTGGTCAGCCGCAAGGGCACCGCCGCGGTAAACCCGAAGAGCCTGCCGATGCACCTGCGCCACCGCGCGCTGTTCGTGGGCTTCGCACCGGTTGAACAGCCGGTCATCGCCCTGGCCATCGCCGTGGAAGGCGGTGGCTACGGTGGTTCGGCCGCCGCGCCCATCGCGCGCAAGGTGTTCGATGCCTACCTGCTGGGCAAGATGCCCGAAGGCATGCAGCCGCTGGATGCCGAGCGCGGCACCACCGTCATCGGCGTGACTGCGTTCGACAACGAAGACGCCAGCGCGCGCCCGGCTGGCGATGCTGCCGCCGCGCAGCTGGGCGAGCATCCGGTCGCGGTGGGAGTTCCCACACCGGCGCCTGCTCCGGCACCCGGTGCGCCGCCGGCAGCGGCCGCCGCCTTGCCCGCCAGCCCCCGTTCGCCCCCCGCGGAGCCCGCACGATGA
- the mreD gene encoding rod shape-determining protein MreD, producing the protein MSRLRDNPWVLPASLVVALLLGLLPLPALLQPLRPYWLALVLAYWVIEAPERVGLGIAFTSGVIADLLYGGVLGEQAMRLVMLAFILQRFRARIRFFPMSQQMLAIGGLLFNDRIVSALVHILVGEPTLPWSYWWAPLLGMGLWPLVFVLLDAVRFGKRGR; encoded by the coding sequence ATGAGCCGCCTGCGCGACAATCCCTGGGTGCTGCCGGCCAGCCTGGTCGTGGCCCTGCTGCTGGGCCTGCTGCCGCTGCCCGCGCTGCTGCAGCCGCTGCGCCCGTACTGGCTGGCCCTGGTGCTGGCCTACTGGGTCATCGAGGCGCCTGAGCGCGTCGGCCTGGGCATCGCCTTCACCAGCGGCGTCATCGCCGACCTGCTGTATGGCGGCGTGCTCGGCGAGCAGGCCATGCGGCTGGTGATGCTGGCCTTCATCCTGCAGCGCTTCCGCGCCCGCATCCGCTTCTTCCCGATGTCGCAGCAGATGCTGGCCATCGGTGGCCTGCTGTTCAATGACCGCATCGTCAGCGCGCTGGTGCACATCCTGGTGGGCGAACCGACCCTGCCGTGGTCGTACTGGTGGGCGCCGTTGCTGGGCATGGGCCTGTGGCCGCTGGTGTTCGTGCTGCTCGACGCAGTGCGCTTCGGCAAGCGCGGGCGCTGA
- the mreC gene encoding rod shape-determining protein MreC: protein MPPYAGPPVASRSGDAASPLRLLAYLAMAIILIVLDDQAGWLARVRAQTDTLVQPVWALAGLPGKLSNQVRDNAASHGQLVAETRELRNQLLLANARLTRLQTAALDNAQLRELLNVAERSGLDVQLAPILDIDLDPVKQRLVLDAGSRDGVHVGQAVIDAGGLMGQVISTTGGTSTVLLLTDPDHAVPVTVARNGVRLIVYGRGDTLQLRDIPLSAGVEVGDEIVTSGLGGRFPPGFPVGTITALRPDDTHAFLVGELKPAAQLDRGRDVLLLRPGTAIRLPAAGELPQPSLPSANQAAGGVSHLNPAPSARPLQQEGGSPPDTGSGPVVPAAGRQPQPTQPTQPPPQEPAR from the coding sequence GTGCCGCCTTACGCCGGTCCTCCCGTAGCCTCCCGATCCGGTGACGCCGCCAGTCCGTTGCGACTGCTCGCCTACCTGGCCATGGCCATCATCCTGATCGTGCTGGACGACCAGGCCGGTTGGCTGGCGCGCGTGCGCGCCCAGACCGATACGCTGGTGCAGCCGGTGTGGGCGCTGGCCGGCCTGCCCGGCAAACTCAGCAACCAGGTGCGCGACAACGCGGCCAGCCATGGCCAGCTGGTGGCCGAGACCCGTGAACTGCGCAACCAGCTGCTGCTGGCCAACGCGCGCCTGACCCGCCTGCAGACCGCCGCGCTGGACAACGCCCAGCTGCGCGAACTGCTGAACGTGGCCGAGCGCAGTGGCCTGGACGTGCAGCTGGCGCCGATCCTGGACATCGACCTGGACCCGGTGAAGCAGCGCCTGGTGCTCGATGCGGGCAGCCGCGACGGCGTACACGTGGGGCAGGCAGTGATCGATGCCGGTGGCCTGATGGGGCAGGTGATCAGCACCACCGGTGGCACGTCCACCGTGCTGCTGCTGACCGACCCGGACCATGCCGTGCCGGTGACCGTGGCCCGCAACGGCGTGCGCCTGATCGTCTACGGGCGCGGCGACACCCTGCAGCTGCGCGACATTCCGTTGAGCGCGGGCGTGGAAGTGGGCGATGAGATCGTCACCTCCGGCCTGGGCGGGCGCTTCCCGCCGGGCTTCCCGGTCGGCACGATCACCGCGCTGCGCCCCGATGACACCCATGCCTTCCTGGTGGGCGAACTGAAGCCTGCGGCCCAGCTGGACCGCGGCCGCGACGTGCTGCTGCTGCGCCCAGGTACGGCAATTCGCTTGCCTGCGGCAGGCGAATTACCTCAGCCAAGTTTGCCTTCGGCAAACCAGGCTGCCGGGGGGGTATCCCACCTTAACCCCGCGCCGTCGGCGCGCCCCCTTCAACAAGAAGGGGGCTCTCCACCCGACACCGGATCGGGCCCGGTAGTGCCGGCCGCTGGCCGGCAACCGCAACCCACCCAACCCACCCAACCCCCGCCGCAGGAGCCCGCACGATGA
- a CDS encoding rod shape-determining protein, whose protein sequence is MFKKLRGMFSNDLSIDLGTANTLIYVRGQGIVLNEPSVVAVRQDRAIGGTRSVAAVGAEAKQMLGRTPGHITTIRPMKDGVIADFTYTEAMLKHFIKKVHKSRVLRPSPRVLVCVPAGSTQVERRAIRESAEEAGARDVFLIEEPMAAAIGAGMPVTEARGSMVIDIGGGTTEVAVISLNGIVYSASVRIGGDRFDESITNYVRRNHGMLIGEATAERIKVELGCAYPQAEVIEMEISGRNLAEGVPKMIKISSNEVLEALHEPLSGIVSAVKLALEQTPPELCADVAERGIVLTGGGALLRDLDRLISEETGLHVQVADDPLTCVARGGGRALELVDMHGNEFFAPD, encoded by the coding sequence ATGTTCAAGAAACTCCGTGGCATGTTCTCCAACGACCTGTCCATCGACCTGGGCACGGCCAACACCCTTATTTACGTGCGTGGGCAGGGGATCGTGCTGAACGAGCCGTCGGTCGTGGCCGTGCGCCAGGACCGTGCCATCGGTGGCACCCGCTCGGTGGCAGCCGTAGGCGCCGAAGCCAAGCAGATGCTGGGCCGTACCCCGGGCCACATCACCACCATCCGCCCGATGAAGGACGGCGTCATCGCCGACTTCACCTACACCGAGGCGATGCTCAAGCACTTCATCAAGAAGGTGCACAAGTCCCGCGTGCTGCGCCCGAGCCCGCGCGTGCTGGTCTGCGTGCCGGCCGGTTCGACCCAGGTCGAGCGCCGCGCCATCCGTGAATCGGCCGAGGAAGCCGGTGCCCGCGACGTGTTCCTGATCGAAGAGCCCATGGCCGCCGCGATCGGCGCCGGCATGCCGGTCACCGAGGCGCGCGGTTCGATGGTCATCGACATCGGCGGCGGCACCACCGAAGTGGCGGTGATCTCGCTGAACGGCATCGTCTATTCGGCATCGGTGCGCATCGGTGGCGACCGCTTCGACGAGTCGATCACCAACTACGTGCGCCGCAACCACGGCATGCTGATCGGTGAAGCCACCGCCGAGCGCATCAAGGTCGAGCTGGGCTGCGCCTACCCGCAGGCGGAAGTGATCGAGATGGAAATCTCCGGCCGCAACCTCGCCGAGGGCGTGCCGAAGATGATCAAGATCAGCTCCAACGAAGTGCTCGAGGCCCTGCACGAGCCGCTGTCGGGCATCGTCAGCGCGGTCAAGCTGGCCCTGGAACAGACCCCGCCGGAACTGTGCGCCGACGTCGCCGAGCGCGGCATCGTGCTGACCGGTGGTGGCGCCCTGCTGCGCGACCTGGACCGCCTGATCTCCGAGGAAACCGGCCTGCACGTGCAGGTGGCCGACGACCCGCTCACCTGCGTGGCCCGCGGTGGCGGTCGTGCGCTGGAACTGGTCGACATGCACGGCAACGAGTTCTTTGCGCCGGACTGA